The following nucleotide sequence is from Pseudomonadota bacterium.
CCGAATTGCGCTGAATTCGGATCATCGTTACGGGTAAACAGCGAGCATAGGGTTGGGTTGCCCACGCCGGGGTAGCACCCGTCCACCGTGTCCTGCGCCGTCGGCAGGGCCACCGCGTCTTCGATCGAGTAATCCCAGTAGTCGAAGGTCAGGGTCAGGCCTTCGGCGAAGCTCGGCTGGAACACGAAGCCGACGGTGAAGGAGTCGGAGGTCTCCTCCTGCAAATCCGGGTTACCGCGGGTCACACCGCCGAAGGAGGCCGACAGGGGATCGCTGAAGGAGTAAACCCCGTCGACGAAGGGATCGAGGCCGATCGACTGCAGGTCGAGCACGCAGTTGGCCTGCACCTCATCCGCGAGCCCCGCGTTGGTCTCCCGTAGCGCCGTGAGCTGCGCGGCGTCACAGGGATCGTCCGGGCGGAAGGTGGTGCCGATCACCGGCGAGAACAGCTCCGTCACGTTGGGTGCACGCACTGCACGGCCGTAGGTACCGCGCACGGAGAAGGAGTCGACCGGGGCGTAAACCACGTTACCGCTGTAGGTGAGCGTGTCACCGATCGTCGAGTAGCTCGAATAGCGCACGGCGCCACCGACGGTGAAGTCCTTCACGCCAGGGCGATCGCGTACGATAGGTGCGGAAGCCTCGAGGAAGACGTCGGTCACATCGTAAGAGCCCGACTCGTTGCCCACTTGGAGCTGTGGCCGGAACACGAGCGAGGTGTTCTCCGAGAGGTCGCCGATGAAGGTGCCAGCCCCGGCGGGTGAACCCTCGGGCAGGATACCGAGCTGGAAGTTATCGAAAGTGGCGTCGGAGGACTCGTCGCGATACTCGGCACCGAAGGCGAACTGGATCGGGCCACCGGGCAGGGCGAAGCCACCTGAATCGCCGGTCAGCACCGCGGACACCACCACCTGCTCGATCACGAGGTCCGTGAAGATGTCCGTGGTAACGAAGTCCAACGCTTCCTGTGTGAAGCCTGATGCACCGGCCCAGATGTTGAGCGGCACGCACTGGCCATCGCCCGGCGTGAAGGTGAAGTAGCCCTCCTCGTAGGCGGGGATCTGGAACGGCGTGTTGAGCGCCGGCGCCCCAGGGTCAACGGAAGAGCGGCAGGCGGCCTGCCCCGTGGCCGGATCGGTCACCGCGTCGATAGCCGCGAAGAAGCGGTCATTGATGACGCGGTTCGTGCCCTGGATGTTCTCCTCGTAGCGGCCGTAGTTGACAGCGGCCTCGTAGCCCCAGCCGTTTGGCAGCTCGCCTTCCACGCCACCGACCAGGCGGATCGTCTCGCGGTCGATGCCGTTGCGTGCGTTGAAGGCGATCGGGTCGATAGTGATCGCCACGCCGCCCGTGGCATCGGCCACGTCCTGGATGAAGTCCGGCAGGAACGGATTGTCCGCCGCACCGAACAGCAGATCCCAGAAGGAATTCGGGTCGGTGGGCGTGGTCAGGTTCTGCGTAACGTACTTCCCTTCGAAGAACAGGCTCGCGCTGGAACTGATATCGAAGTGGCTCAGAAGGTTCACCGCGATGCGCTCATCGGGTGGCACCACGTTGAAGAACTCCTGGTCGAACACATCGAAGGACGAGCCCCCAAAGCCCTGGAAGTCGCCCGCTACCTGACCGTCTTGGACGACGGAGTAGTTGCCTGCCGCATCGGCAGCCCAGCACCCGCCGACCACGCCGAAGGACGCGGCGCCGAAGGAGGAGTTGTAGCCCGTGAAACTATCGAGGCAGTCAGGGGTACCGTTGCCGTTAAGGTCGATCGCCGTCTCGGGATCGAAGCCGTCGAAGGTAAACGGGTTGCCCGGTATGACGTAGCCGTAGCCGGAGGTGAACGGGAAGGTGAGCTCGGGCAATACTGCGCGCTGAGGTGCGTTAGCCGCACGGTCAAACAGCGCGAGCTCGGCGTCGGTCAGCGTTGGCGCCGCCCCAAAGGTATCCTGGTAGTCGGCGATAAAGTCGCCCGCCGAGGGTATCGGCAGACCGAAGTTGGTCAGGCCCGTCTCGGCGAAGTTGAAGAATTGCGCGAGATTTGGCGTGGCGCCCTCGCTGATGTCACCCTGCTGGAAGCGCAGGGCCGGGTTGACCCAGTCCCCACCGGTGCCGCGCACCGCATTCGGCCGATCGCCGAACTGCAGGCCTTCGTCGCGCGCGTAGTCGAAGGACAGGGTGACGTTGCCGCGACCGCTAGCGAAGTTCTTCCCAAAGACCGCCTGCACGGTGGACTGCTGACCGTCGATTTCCGTGGACGTCCCGAAGCGCCCGTCGATGCGGAAACCCTCGAAGTCGTCCTTGAGGATGAAGTTGACTACGCCCGTCACGGCGTCCGCACCGTAGACGGCCGAGGCGCCGCCCGTCAGCACTTCTACGCGCTCGACGAGCTGGGCCGGGATGGAGCCAATGTCCACCGCGGAGCTGCCTTGCACACCGCCGACGTGGCGGCGGCCGTTGACCAGGGTCAGGGTGCGATCGATGCCAAGCCCGCGCAGATTGAGCACGTTGCCCCCCGCGGTCACGCCCTGGGTGTCGTCGGCCGACTGCTCCGCCGTCACCGAGAAGAGCAGCGCCGGCACGTCATTGACCACGTCGGCAAGCGAGTATTCGCCCGACAGCTGAATCGCTT
It contains:
- a CDS encoding TonB-dependent receptor, translated to MPTTNARLSHALRRALLALSTPALAMGATAVLAQGAEEIEEVVATGTRLARDPNLEGAQPVTAIDSEAIQLSGEYSLADVVNDVPALLFSVTAEQSADDTQGVTAGGNVLNLRGLGIDRTLTLVNGRRHVGGVQGSSAVDIGSIPAQLVERVEVLTGGASAVYGADAVTGVVNFILKDDFEGFRIDGRFGTSTEIDGQQSTVQAVFGKNFASGRGNVTLSFDYARDEGLQFGDRPNAVRGTGGDWVNPALRFQQGDISEGATPNLAQFFNFAETGLTNFGLPIPSAGDFIADYQDTFGAAPTLTDAELALFDRAANAPQRAVLPELTFPFTSGYGYVIPGNPFTFDGFDPETAIDLNGNGTPDCLDSFTGYNSSFGAASFGVVGGCWAADAAGNYSVVQDGQVAGDFQGFGGSSFDVFDQEFFNVVPPDERIAVNLLSHFDISSSASLFFEGKYVTQNLTTPTDPNSFWDLLFGAADNPFLPDFIQDVADATGGVAITIDPIAFNARNGIDRETIRLVGGVEGELPNGWGYEAAVNYGRYEENIQGTNRVINDRFFAAIDAVTDPATGQAACRSSVDPGAPALNTPFQIPAYEEGYFTFTPGDGQCVPLNIWAGASGFTQEALDFVTTDIFTDLVIEQVVVSAVLTGDSGGFALPGGPIQFAFGAEYRDESSDATFDNFQLGILPEGSPAGAGTFIGDLSENTSLVFRPQLQVGNESGSYDVTDVFLEASAPIVRDRPGVKDFTVGGAVRYSSYSTIGDTLTYSGNVVYAPVDSFSVRGTYGRAVRAPNVTELFSPVIGTTFRPDDPCDAAQLTALRETNAGLADEVQANCVLDLQSIGLDPFVDGVYSFSDPLSASFGGVTRGNPDLQEETSDSFTVGFVFQPSFAEGLTLTFDYWDYSIEDAVALPTAQDTVDGCYPGVGNPTLCSLFTRNDDPNSAQFGGLNSLDLTRVNFAAVETSGFDFSGAYDFGVGRHAFNIRVQGSYVNEIDFFENPADLTQVNPELGEIQRPELSGNIFFNWAFEDFQFGWQTQYLGEQLPGGVEVETAESLYGPDIFQDAVWIHDLSAAWNASENIRVYGGVRNIFDKEPFITQAAFPVSPRGRFVFLGLDYQM